TTGTGTCCAGGAAACCAAATGGGTACACTCTAAGGCGAAGAATGTGGAAGGGTATAAATTGTGGTACTCGGGGagcatgagacatatgaatgggGTAGGTATCGTAGTAGATGAAGATCTTAGGGGGCAAGTGGTGGAGGTTAAGCAGGTTAATGATAGGTTAAATGTCAATTAAATTGGTCATTGGAGGATCTACGTTGAACGTTATTAGTGCTTATGCTCCGCAAGCAAGGTTGGATGATGAGGAGAAGAAGAGCTTTTGgaaggttttggatgaggtggtaagAGGGGTTTCGAGCACTGAGAAGCTTGTCGTTGGAGAAAATTTCAATGGTCATGTTGGGTCTTTATCGGAAGGTTATAATAATGTGCACGGCGGTTTCGGTTTCAAGAAGCAGAATGTAGAAGGAGTTTCACTTTTAGATTTTGTTAGAGCTTTTGGGTTGTGGGTAGCGAATTCGAGTTTCTCTAAGAAGGGAACACCTTATTACCTTTAGTAATTTGGTGGCCGAGACACAAATAGATTTTTTTTGCTCCTTAGAAAGGG
This region of Capsicum annuum cultivar UCD-10X-F1 unplaced genomic scaffold, UCD10Xv1.1 ctg74647, whole genome shotgun sequence genomic DNA includes:
- the LOC124894487 gene encoding uncharacterized protein LOC124894487; protein product: MSIKLVIGGSTLNVISAYAPQARLDDEEKKSFWKVLDEVVRGVSSTEKLVVGENFNGHVGSLSEGYNNVHGGFGFKKQNVEGVSLLDFVRAFGLWVANSSFSKKGTPYYL